CTGTACTTGTTCAGTGTTGTTTGggctgtttttaaaattgttcGTATGTAATTAAGTTTGGGTGTGCTGGCATCAGTTTGCTGAGAAGGGAATCTGTCCTTGTAGGGATACATTATGCAGACCTGTACGAGAAGTTTCTATTGGTTCTTAGTCTTGGGAAAGGCTGGGCTTCTCTTGAACATGTGGTTTGGTTCTTATCAGCATTGTGAATCCTGAGATTGCTGATGAGCCCCTCTTCTTCTGAGTAGTAGGAAACTGAGACCAAATTTACAGCTATCCTCTATCAAAGGTATAGGCATTCAAAAGTATTAATCTAAACCATAACACTACATATTAGTTTCCTGTCTCCATTTGCCTacattcagtttcctcatctgtttcaTGTTATCCAATTTAGTATATTTCTATAAAGCTTCCTATCCTTTTTGGAATAAGATGTTACATATAAACAACAAGCACAAAACTAGCTGAGCTAATGCCTAATACAAAAATTCTATCAGCGCATTTGAGTAAAATGAAGTTTCTTACTGcctttttgtttgttgttctttttttagcatgatgaaaataaaaataagagcaccAAAATTTTTTGTTCTGTATTGCATAGAAAAATACTTTAATATATGATGGCTTAGTGATTAAGTGCACATTTCAGAAACCACACAATACACTACACCAAGATTAAATACTAGTTTTTAGGACAATACTGCCGTTACTTCTGGCACAGTTTTAAAGTCAATATGAATGTATAAGATACCTTATAAAATTGGTTACAATTTTATTCTATCGACTactgtattaaaaaatattttgtatttacaTTTTAAGTCGTGTTTTCTTTAAAACAAGGATGATTTTGGAAGATGCCTTCCGAATAAGAAATAAGTATTAACATTAACAAATTACctgaaaagataaaaatgatCATTCAGTAGCAATAAAGCAATTACACACCAACAAAAATACAACCTTCAATATTAAACAACATTAATACTAAAGAATTAGAAATAACAATTTTGACAAATACTACAGGAAATATTTGACCTCCTAATTACTGATAGTGAGAGTTAAGCTTTTAGGATGATGTCATCTTGCTTGAGGTATTTTCCATATTCTCCCTCTTAAATGTAAAACTCACGTTTTGTAAAGTCCAGTCCTATAAGGTTAGAGAGAAGAAAGTAAGATTTAGGTAAATAAACTTCTTGCCCCCTTTTTTACAACACTAttgaaaaaatttattttcaaaagtcTAAATACATTTCCAATGTTAAAAAACTTCTTCAGCAAATGTAATATGAATAATTAGTGTTAAATGGCTTTCTTATAAGcattcactcaaaaaaaaaaaaaggcaacaattCTAAAGACCTACAAAAACATATCATATTCCAAGAGCATTTGAATCAAGTATTTATACATCAGAGCTCTTCTGGCTTCTAAATAATATAAAATCAAAGCCTCTCATATTAAGAAAACTCTAAATATGGTAAATTTACTAACTTGTTAAACTcgaaaaaatatcagaaagattgAATAATGAGCCTTTAGGAAAACTAAACTGCTATCCTTATAAGTACATACTTAAATTACCTGCTATTCTTATATCAGTACTATATGAATTACCTCCTGTTATCTTCTGTGGAAAATTATACTTGGGAGGCAACACCTGTCTTCTGCCCATTCCATGAGATCTTGAAATCAAGCAGTCTACATACATGTCCCAGAAATCCTGAGCTATGTTTAAGAAGACATTGTAATGTCTGGGCCGCTGGGATTTTTGCAGGAACAACATGAAATTCCAGAAAGCATCCACAGTATGCTCTATCTTAAGTTCCTTCAGCTCCATCACTGTCAAAGAGCAAGTGTTCCAACACTGGAGATCAATGTCTTCTGTGATTCCGGGGCTGACGCTGGCAAGCACTCCCTTTTGAAATTCAAAATCAGCATTAACCAGACTGATGAGCATCATGGAGCCCAATGGTATGTAGAACCATCTTACTGTGGCAGAACCCATATTCTATACAGAAAAAAAGGGGAGAAGATCATTTTTGCTTATACTTTACTTAGAAAACTACTCAATTACTCAAGgatctatttaaaattttaaaaaatacgtaAATATGTTTTCAATCAAGCCAAATTTGCCTCCTATGTACTGTATTTATTGGTTTTTCTCTAAGTTGCCTACTCCAGACCTTGCTTTGAAAGGATATTACAATTCAACTTGATTACCAACACTGTGCTAAACAGTCTCAGGGAGCCACTGAAATCCAACAAATCATGTTTATGAAGATGTGATAGGTTCATTTCATCACAGACCGTTACAGCTGAAGGAACCTTAAAGAGCACGTGTTCCAACCCTTTCCCTTAGCTTAGACCAGTTCCTAGTGATTTGCCTCAATAAGTTTTCAGGTCTCCTGCCACCCCACCTGAGACTCCTACCACACCAAAATTCAACCAGATGAAACAAAATTCAGCCCGTTCTTTGTGTAAACATGAGAGAAAATTTTATTAAGATGTATGTTACCAGTCTGTTAACCCAAATAGTAATGGACCTCTCAAACACCTTTTTAAGTTTCAAagctactgctgcttccatttttATTCCTGACAAAGTTATTTGTCAGGCAGTACTGGTGGGTCCCTAGCTTCCTCAGGTTGCTCAGGAGTTGTTTGGAGATGAACACGCACACGCAACGGAGCTTGAAAACAGTAAAAGTGATGTAAGCTAATatgtgatgaaaaaaaaaaaaagatggtgcgGGGTCAATTACATTCAGCAAAATCTTGCCATTCTCTGTTTCTTTGCACAAGTTCCTTGCTGATTGATGACTCAGTAAATCGGCCTAAAGCACTTAAGTGGAAGCCTAGGAGCAAGTCGGCGTTGATTTGCCACAGAGCTCCTATCCAGGCTGGCACTGGAAATGTCTCTGACACACCTTGACAGCCAGGGTGGAGGGTGAGGTGGGGGAACAGATCAGACGACAGGTCTCACCTCCTTCCCCGTATACCGCCGTCTGCCACCTCCCCCCAAAAAGCTGGTATAAATAGAGGAAGCAAACGAAGCAAACCCAAGCTCAACTCGTTTCACAGCGTCAAAAAGTGTGCAGATTCCCCAAACTGAGCTGATAGTGGCCAATTTATAGTACAAGTTCTAAATGGAAGAGACTGTGTTGGGACGGAGAATTTTCTTGGCCATCAATTGCAGGTTAAGATCCCCGACAGTGCCCATGGCTCCGGGTTCTCTCCCTCAACACAGAGGAGGGAGCCTGAGCGGGAATCAAGTACCTCTTTTCGGCGGCCAGGCGCGCGTCCCGGCGCGATGTCGTGGGTGCGCCGCGTTCGCTCAGGGGACGCGGGACACGGGCGGCTTCTGCCCAGGAGAGACAAGCGGTATTAGCGCGAACCCGGGACGCCCCCGGCCCGTCCGGGGTCCCACCCTCTTCCCTGCCAGGCCTACCCCCGGAAGCAAGCGAAGAGGAGGGAAACACTCTCTACGGTCGGCCGGGAGCGCTCACCTGGCGCCTGGGCTCACTCCGCAAATTCCCGGGGAAGGCGCCGAACTTTCGCGGCCGCGCCGCACTCCAGAGCTGAGAGGCTCTGGTTGACCGATGGGGGGCGCTGCAGGACCTGCTGCGGCCGCGCGGGGCTCCAGAAGTCACCCGCAGGCGGAATCACGCTCTTTTTCTAGAGGCAGAGTCAGGAAGCAGAGTGGGTGGCCGCGGTCCCGAGGCCCCGCCCTCACCTTGCCCACCTTCTCAGACCCAGACCACGCCTCGGCCGCTGCTTCTGCCTCACTTGTCCTCCTCTCCCTTCTTTGTTCCTTCCTGAGAAGATGCACATCTCGGCAGTAGTCCATATACCCAGGCTATCTTTTCCTTCTACCAACCCAGTCCCATGCCCTGTTCTCCTaccttaaaaagaagaacaaaacaaaactctcatAAGGCTGTGGCCCCTATGAGGATTTAGGTAATTCTAAACCTCTCTGGCCGGTTCCAACCTCTAGCTAAGCACCACTTATTAACGCTAACACATGCAGAGATATAAACATGGTCTCCCCCCTAAGTTCACACTGTTTAACTATGGGCAGTTAATTTCCTTTAGCCTTTAACAGAATGAAGATTCCAGGCAAATCCCTTACATTGCATTCTGTATCTTCTTCATCACCCCTGGCCTTGACACGTTGTTGGGACTACCCTTGTGTTTATGTCTTACTGCTATGCCCAAACCCCAACATCAATCAATGGCTGGGGCTAGAACAGGAAGTCAGTCTAAACAGGAAatccctctctttctccctttccctttccctcttcctctctctgtctctggcaTAAAGTATacatggataaaagaaaggtgagAAGAAGTCGGAGGACTATGcccaaattttttgttgttaggtgctgtcaagtcgattccaactcatagtgaccccatgtgacagagtagaactgctccacagggttttctttggatTCCATACGTTCTAAATGGAACCAATGAAGGAAGGAGACAAAGAGCAATCAGCCTACACAAGCTCCGAGATGACATAATGTCAAAGAACAAAGGGAAGAAAGGTTGAAGAGCCGAAGAGTGCTGTAGAGTTATATACCATAGAGAGGGCTACAAGAATTGGACttgaagtaaaatttttcatttaGCAAAAAGAAGGTACACTGGTAAAATTCAAAAACAtgtaacttattttaaaatagccATGAAAAAATTCATGTAGAAGTTTAGATTTACCTCTTGGCTATTTGTAAATTCAGAGTACTATCTAATTAACCCACCTAATTTATCATTATAAACAAAACTAACTATGCAAGTATGTTTCCAGGCctcatattatttttattaagatCATCTTCACCATTAGCAACATATTCATTATCATCTTATCATCATCATCCTGCTACCAGCTTATTTCTGTTGTCCCCAGCCTTCATTTTTTAGTTATATCACACAGCAgcatctgtctctttctctctgttaCTTTAGGTTCTCACTCCACTTCAAAGTCTCTTTCACTTAATTCAGCTTTGCCTCTGCAGTTAGGGGTTCATTTTTCACTATATTACCTGTCGCCGCCACGTcaattccgcctcatagcaaccctataggacagactagaactgccccataaggtttccaaggagtgcctggtggattcaaactgctgaccttttggttagcagctgtagcttttgacagctactctaccagggtttccttctttatATTACTTAGCTTCTATTTGTGTATTACTATATTTGTTGTCTTTTTCCCATAAGAACATGTAATCTCCCCTACTAGTTGATAAAAACatcatctttgtctttttccaaTGCCTGGCCTATAGTACAAAGGACACTTAATAagatacttaataaatatttttaatttatttcatatGCATGATATCCCTTCTACTTAGGAAATTTTTTCGGCTTTCTACCAGCCACATCCCTCTGGTCTTTCAGAACTCTAATGTTGCCTGTGAAGTTTTCCTGGCTTAATCAGGCCAGTAGCCCATCAATTTGCCCCATGCTTCCTACCTTCCAATCACGTAGGTAGAGGTCTGTCACACTTGTATTTATCCTGTTTTCCTTTATATGGCATGCTCCTCCAGGAAATGCTACCATCATCACTCCCCACGGAATTTAGAAGAGCACTCCACACACAGCGGGGACACATCGACTGACTAACGCTGAATACCTACAAAATGAATAATTTTTCAATTCATTGACTTTCTGACTCATTTTAATGAAAGACATTAATTTAAAACATCTACCATTTCAATTGCCTCTAGTGAACCTAATAACAATGTATTTATCAAAGTGTGATTCAATGACCTTGGAGAGAAAGAGAGCAGGAAATGAAGTTGAAACAAATGAATACCCTGCAGAGAAAAAAAGCGCTCATTGACTGCTGATAAATTGAAGGAAAAGGGGCATTCTTTTTTAAGGAACGGAAGGAACAAGATGAAAAAAGTACTGTCTCTGagacaggagaaaaaaagaaagttcagGAGAGAAACTGAAAAAAGATCATTAATCCTTACGCCTGACTAAAAGGGCtatcagtagaaaatatttgttgtcattgtttgaaggcaagaaataaaaatttatctTAGGATATGAGAGCTGAGGCTGGAAACATGCATAAATATCATGTATTCCAGAATCCTCATTTTACCTCTTCGCGTTATATATTAGTGGTTGCTCTAAGGATTGCAGCTTTGCAATTGgttgctaacccagaggttggcggttcaaatccacccagcagctcagcagaagaaaaggcctggtgaatggTTTCTttaacaataacaaccaaaaaagtcctatggggcagttccattctgtagcatgaggttaccatgagtcaggggccaactcgacagcagctattAACAATAGCTCTGGAGGcagggtggttaagagctcagctgctaaccaaaatatcagcagtttgaattcatgagccactccttggaaaacctatggaggcagttctaccccgtcttttagggttgctatgaatcagaatttgttcaatggcaatgaatttggttatcaaaaccatatatatatatccccttAACTTTTCAAAAGACTAGGGTTAATGAATTGCTTCatgtaaaatttttaaatcttgCAAGGTAGAGGTCCATTTACTCACTCTCTCATCCTTTTTGCTATAGTTGTCAAATCAATTACTTCTCTATATATTATAAACCCCATGATGCCAAAATTCCCatgctcttcattttttttccctgaagatTTGGATTTCTATCAGGTTGCATTTCTCTTAAGCCTGAAGAaattcctttagcatttctttttttaatgtatgtataatttattttgttgttgacaatatatacacagcagaacataacaccaattcaacaatttctacatgtacaattcagtgacatttattacattcttcaagttgtgcaaccattctcacactgttctgagttgttcctcccccattaactcactgtcccttaaggttcctatctaatcttctaaGTTGTggttgtcaacttgatcccatgtagatagttcttgtcatggattaaactgtgtcccccaacaatatgtgtcaaattggctaggccatgattcctagtattatgtggttgtcctccattttgtgatctgattatcctccattttgtgatgtgttgtaaatgctaacctatatgcctgtggttatggtcccatttgggaatgagcggtctgttatgttaatgagaattaGGTTATGTTCGTTaccgttaatgaggtaggatttggttgggatgtatcttgagtcatcgCCCTTCACTGAGAGagataaaagcagagagaagcaagcctagagagggggacctcacaaccaagaaagaagagccaggagtggagtacatcctttggacccagggtccatgCATTGTGAACCTCCTTGACCCAGGGGAAGGTTTACACCAATGagacaggcagcctcagagctcaACCCTTCTAAGAATAacctgctctggcttatcctcctgTACAGAGCAGAATAGGCCACACATTTTTCTGAAATTGTCCtagacaagataaccacagaatgggCCATAGCTGGCTTTGGCCAGTTTTAGCAGGTTTTCAATACCATCTTGGCACTTTAAGTGACCTAATAGCTCATTAAGTGCAATATATATATAAGACACATGTAGATCTTCAAGGAACACCAGGCCTATAGATGTTAAAAGGAGACCAAGACCTTCCCCTGGGGCCagcagaaagagaaagcattcccctaaagctggcatcctgagtttggacttctagcctcctaaactgtaagagaataaatttccatttgttaagaccaccaacttgtggtatttctattatagcagcactaggtaactaagacagttcttaaaagagcataatgctcaaggcaggcattttttggtaggtaagctaaactattgtttggttttaagaagacttcagggaatatttttgatttaaggtttaaagattatttcggGGCAAGAGATTCTGGGAGGTCATCCAgcatccatggctccagaaagcttggagtccatgagaattttaaattctgttctgcattttccctcttttggtcAGGAtacttctatagaatctttgaccaaaatggtccgtaatggtagccaggcaccatccacatcttctggtctcatgacagtTGTTcatctttagtatttcttgtggtgcACGTCCACTGGTAATATATTCTTTtagctttttttaaatttgaaaatatatttttgttcacCTTCATTGgcacttttatttcctttttaataattttttttattttgttgttgagaatatacacagcagaacacatatcaacaatttctacgtgtacaattcagtgacactggctacatcaaattgtgcaaccattctcaccctcattttccaagttgttccttccccattaatataaacttacTGCGTCCTAAACttgctatctaatctttcaagttgctcttgtcaatttgatccatacaggtagttcttaaaagagcacaattctcaaggcagatgttctttactagttaggctaaaccattgtttggttttatgaagacttcatgggatatttttggtttaaaagtttaaggtttaaagattatctcagggcaataatttcaagGGTTTATCAGCCTTCACAgttcagaaaatctggattctatgagagttttaaattctgttttgtcttttccccctcttgatcaggattcttatatagaatctttgatcaaaatattcagtaatggcagccaggaaccatccagttcttctggtctctttgTAAATGAGGGAGTTGTTCATGGAGGAAgtgagccacacattccatttcttcctattcctgactctccttcctctgttgctccagagcGAATAGAggtgaacagagctgaatagagaccaattgttgcaccctggatggctgcttgcaagcttttaagaatccAGGCACTAcaaaacaaactaggaggtagaacagaagcactaaacacaataattggccaattaactgggatttcccatgaaaccatgagcctaaacctccaaactaagaaaccaaatcccatgaggtatttggttgttcGTAAGCAGCCtgagcagctactctttttattttttccattgctgcaaatatatctatcacacaacttttgccaattcaactttttataagCATACAATGtaatgacagcaattacattaatcagcttgcaacaatattcttaaccaatatgatttttccatcatcttaaacagaaactcagtattccACAAGCaataaccaccaccacccccaccacccccgcCTTCTTACCTCCTTCTCagccctggtgaccactaataaactttggtctctatatgttTGCCTGGTTTTGTCTTTCTatttaagtgaggtcatacaatatttgtccttttgtgattgactcatttcattAGGCATAAAGTCTTTAAGCGCTATTCGTGTTGCACCATGTATCAAGACTccgtttctcctactggctgagtagtattcaatTGTAGGTATGtaccaaattttgtttatctgttcatccattgatgagcatttaggttgctGTAACCAACACTAGTATACGAgtgtctgtttgagtctctgctttcacttgtttggggcatatacctaggaatgcaattgttgggtcatatgaaagttctgttttttgtttttttgaggaaccaccacagtTTTCTAcaaaggctgtaccattttgcattcccaccagcaatggataagagttccaatttctgaacatccttgccaacatttattattttctggatttgtttgtttgttttgttttttagcttaGCCATCctaaacgcattgccatcaagttgattccaactcatagagaccctataggacagagtagaactgccccatagggtttccaaggagcagctggtggattcaaactgccagccttttatttaacagccaaatgcttaacaattgcgccaccagggctccttagccatACTAATGGGAATGAAACGGTatttccttgtggttttgatttgccccTGTCTCATGAATAATGATGCTGAGTatctttcatgtgtttggtggccattcgaatgtcctttttggtgatccataagttttggtatgttgtgcttttattttcatttgactctaagaactttgtgatttcttccttgGCCCACTGGTAGTTaataatgtgttgtttaatttccagattttgtgtgttttccaggtgtttttctgttatttatttctagcATTATTCCATTgcggtcagagaaaatacttttgtatgatttcagtctttctaAACTTATCGAgatttgctttgtgacctaatatgtggtctatcctggagaattatCCATGTGCATCATGTATATCGTGCTGTTGTTGCgtaaagtgttctatatatatgttaagtctagttggtttatggTATTATTCAgatcctctgtttccttgttgatcttctttctaaatgttctgttctatattgAAAGTGATGTATTGAAGTCTCAAGTTATTATTGTAGAGTTATATATTTCTaccttcaattctatcagtgtgCCTTTACATATTTGGGTGCTCTGATGTTGGGGGCATATATTTTTATGGTTGTTAAATTTTCTTCATGAGTTGACCCTTTTATTactatataatgtccatctttatctcttctaacagattttgttTCAGTcttctttgtctgatattaagattgctACCCAGCTCTCTTTTGGCTATTATTTTCATGGACTATCTTTTCACACCCTTTCATTTATGACttatttgtgtccttgggtctCAGGTGAGTCTCTTATAAATAGCATATGTTTGGatcatgtttgtttgtttattttttccccatactgacattctctgccttttgattggagcatttagtccatttattgTAATTATCCATAAGAAGTGTCTTACTTCTACCGTTTTGTTATTCggtttttgtgtgtcttaagccttctttgtctttttcttttactactgtttgcttttttgtttacaGCATCCTAGGGTCAGTTGGTATCaacttaattttaataatatacaagaaattctatatcattttgttgttgttataactgatcacatctttatatttcatgtgccctgtaacGTAATTTTATCCTTACTTTTTACATGTTTGACATTAAAAAGCATGAAGGACAAAAcaattagaattatcaagcatgaatgCCTTATTACTAGCCCTTATATTTGTCCATGAAATTCACTTTACTAGGGATCATTCTTTTTATGTATGGCTTTGAATTGCTTTGTAgtgtctttcccttccatgtatgGAAATTCTATTAGTATTTTTTGCAGGGCCAGTCTAGTGGATATGAATTCTCtcggcttctgtttgtctgggaatgttttaatttcactctTGTTCTTGAAGGAGAGTTTCAttgggtatagtattcttggttgactttttttttttctttcagcactttattccattgccttctgacCTCCAATGTTTCTGAAAAGAAATTGGCATTTAATCTTACTGGGGATCCTTTATATGtaactgtttgcttctctctcattGCTTTAAGGGTCCTCTTTCTATCATTACTTTTTGAGAGCCTGACTGTGatgtgtagatctctttgggtttatcctgcttggggttatttgagcttcttggatttgtagattcatgttcttcagattggggaaattttctgtcactacatattctttctgtccctttc
This Loxodonta africana isolate mLoxAfr1 chromosome 8, mLoxAfr1.hap2, whole genome shotgun sequence DNA region includes the following protein-coding sequences:
- the FAM237B gene encoding protein FAM237B, producing the protein MGSATVRWFYIPLGSMMLISLVNADFEFQKGVLASVSPGITEDIDLQCWNTCSLTVMELKELKIEHTVDAFWNFMLFLQKSQRPRHYNVFLNIAQDFWDMYVDCLISRSHGMGRRQVLPPKYNFPQKITGGNSYSTDIRIAGNLSMYL